From a single Vagococcus xieshaowenii genomic region:
- a CDS encoding DUF5592 family protein: MNRELRNIESIRPRTEIIGFLTLFDIIFIVLILGVAYLIRGIVYPPFELIFLIGTAINILFLLKPSKNNPGKSHIAMMYLMIRRFVSGSHQPVKSIDVREYTS; the protein is encoded by the coding sequence ATGAATAGGGAACTTAGAAATATTGAGAGTATTCGTCCTAGAACCGAAATCATTGGTTTTTTAACCTTATTCGATATTATTTTTATCGTTTTGATTTTGGGGGTGGCGTATTTGATAAGAGGGATTGTGTATCCACCATTTGAATTGATTTTTTTAATAGGAACAGCGATTAATATTTTGTTCCTATTAAAACCATCTAAAAACAATCCCGGTAAGTCACATATTGCGATGATGTACTTAATGATTAGACGATTTGTTTCAGGTAGTCATCAACCAGTAAAAAGTATTGACGTGAGAGAATACACGTCTTAG
- a CDS encoding VirD4-like conjugal transfer protein, CD1115 family, which produces MDFKKLPLHEDKNIVFLTKLKAWLEVFGSSDKKKVVWIGLVIVATVLGNVFSSFLYNIFYMLPNGYPLQSFVGFHLIKYFWVYAVLYLLTIPLYYYLLFRIKINYESLEEGNKATGRFTTVDELIAQYKEVPIKGEHVTDTYEGASGTIIARRGDKLYIDTDPAHNSILGRSRAAKGQTKVIPDMDVYSRSEEKPHLVFASGKYELAVAGMGKKTLEKRGYECHVLNLIEMSRSFQYNPLDLVKEAYMQGDIDNAIELCKTFSYPLYHNEEAREPIWEETAMALVNAVILALCHEFIEKSDDPQKTEKYITMYAVSNMLVELGTPNEKGDTLLDKYFENLPPGNPAKLEYSTVMYAEGQMRSSIFATTQAKLRNFTAPKVAKLMAKSTFNFKKLTKDSTPFDMTDNIRVEGYVDTSKPGTYLLKYSITNEFDEVFSIDRTIVVGEQLMYHTTPNPDDYFKGVDHVNMPVGVTFNPLQGVSCWYYYKPQAIFLVLPDYIQTNYIIASTWISQMYHVASDEAANLPGGKLKKRIRVPLDEFGNLPGFSNIGSMLSVGAGRGILFDFYVQHPNQLTTRYSEKVGEFIADEAMNKFFLLSGSKKAREDFSSILGEKEVTVKSRSGGVFDLNKQMTESVETRPLLTPYELGRLEEGEVVVERSIHRQDLQGKPVRPHPIMNTGEEGKLLYAHKYLKDDFDPDLSWETLNLPYVPDFPLEEYSQSFVKRIKHPLSLKAQEEIDDEKRKEYESIMTEAESKLDNHYKTTEGDFVAADLSTIRSVYLDGERKSLVEVVGSDHVSEIHELFIEEHPDKKEEIDGFDYFDEYTTFLEKQGSMALKMRLQGLPIFKLPKKTDK; this is translated from the coding sequence ATGGACTTTAAAAAATTACCCCTTCACGAAGATAAGAATATTGTGTTTCTAACCAAGCTAAAAGCTTGGTTAGAGGTATTTGGGAGTAGTGATAAAAAGAAGGTTGTATGGATAGGATTAGTCATCGTTGCAACGGTTTTAGGAAATGTATTTAGTTCCTTTTTATACAACATATTTTATATGTTGCCAAATGGCTATCCATTACAATCTTTTGTTGGGTTTCATCTGATTAAATACTTTTGGGTATATGCAGTTCTATATTTACTCACCATTCCGCTTTACTATTACTTGCTATTTCGTATCAAAATAAACTATGAGAGCTTAGAAGAAGGGAATAAAGCGACTGGTAGGTTTACGACAGTTGATGAGCTTATTGCACAATATAAAGAAGTGCCAATTAAAGGAGAACACGTAACGGATACATACGAAGGCGCGAGTGGAACGATTATTGCACGTCGTGGGGATAAATTATACATCGATACCGACCCCGCTCACAACAGTATTTTAGGTCGTTCTCGTGCAGCTAAAGGGCAAACAAAAGTTATTCCCGACATGGATGTCTACTCTCGTTCAGAGGAAAAACCGCACTTAGTATTTGCTTCAGGGAAGTATGAATTAGCGGTTGCGGGAATGGGAAAAAAAACCTTAGAAAAAAGAGGGTATGAGTGCCATGTTTTAAACTTAATTGAAATGAGTCGTTCATTTCAATACAATCCGCTAGACCTAGTCAAAGAGGCGTATATGCAAGGGGATATTGATAATGCGATAGAACTATGTAAAACCTTTAGTTATCCTCTTTATCATAACGAAGAAGCAAGAGAGCCGATTTGGGAAGAAACTGCCATGGCCCTTGTCAATGCGGTTATTTTAGCCTTATGTCACGAATTTATTGAAAAAAGTGACGACCCTCAAAAAACAGAGAAGTATATCACGATGTATGCCGTATCTAATATGTTAGTAGAACTCGGAACACCTAACGAAAAAGGTGATACCTTGCTAGATAAGTATTTTGAGAATTTACCTCCAGGTAATCCAGCTAAACTTGAATATTCTACAGTTATGTATGCGGAAGGCCAAATGAGGTCGTCAATTTTTGCTACAACCCAAGCGAAGTTACGAAACTTTACAGCGCCTAAAGTCGCAAAACTAATGGCTAAGAGTACGTTTAACTTTAAAAAATTAACAAAAGACTCTACGCCGTTCGACATGACAGACAATATTCGTGTTGAAGGTTATGTGGATACCTCAAAACCAGGAACTTATCTATTGAAGTATTCTATTACAAACGAGTTTGACGAAGTATTTTCTATTGATCGAACGATTGTGGTAGGGGAGCAATTGATGTATCACACTACACCTAATCCCGATGATTACTTTAAAGGGGTTGACCATGTGAATATGCCTGTAGGTGTTACGTTTAATCCACTACAAGGCGTAAGTTGTTGGTACTACTACAAACCACAAGCGATTTTCCTTGTTTTACCTGACTACATTCAGACCAATTATATTATTGCTAGTACGTGGATTTCTCAAATGTATCATGTAGCTAGTGATGAGGCAGCCAATTTACCTGGTGGGAAGTTAAAGAAAAGAATTCGAGTACCATTGGATGAGTTCGGTAATTTACCAGGGTTTAGTAATATCGGTTCGATGTTATCTGTAGGGGCTGGACGTGGTATTTTATTTGATTTTTATGTTCAACATCCTAACCAGTTAACGACACGCTACTCAGAAAAAGTAGGGGAATTTATTGCAGACGAAGCCATGAATAAGTTTTTCCTTTTAAGTGGGTCTAAAAAAGCACGAGAAGATTTCTCGAGTATTTTAGGTGAAAAAGAAGTAACAGTTAAGAGTCGTTCTGGTGGCGTCTTTGATTTAAATAAACAAATGACGGAAAGCGTTGAAACACGCCCCTTATTAACGCCTTACGAATTAGGTCGTTTAGAAGAAGGGGAAGTGGTAGTAGAGCGTTCCATTCACCGTCAAGATTTACAAGGAAAACCCGTACGACCACATCCTATTATGAATACAGGTGAAGAAGGGAAACTCTTATATGCACATAAATATTTAAAAGACGACTTTGATCCAGACTTATCATGGGAAACACTGAATTTACCTTATGTACCAGATTTCCCTTTAGAAGAATATAGTCAAAGTTTTGTGAAACGAATTAAACACCCGTTATCTCTTAAAGCACAAGAAGAGATAGACGATGAGAAACGAAAGGAGTATGAATCGATTATGACAGAAGCAGAAAGTAAACTAGACAATCATTATAAAACTACAGAGGGGGACTTCGTAGCAGCTGACTTAAGTACGATTCGATCAGTCTACCTCGATGGTGAAAGAAAAAGTCTTGTAGAAGTGGTTGGTTCAGACCATGTTTCAGAAATTCATGAATTATTTATTGAAGAACATCCTGATAAGAAAGAAGAAATTGATGGCTTTGATTATTTTGATGAATATACAACATTCTTGGAAAAACAAGGAAGTATGGCATTAAAAATGCGATTACAAGGGCTACCAATTTTCAAGTTACCTAAAAAAACTGACAAGTAA
- a CDS encoding pLS20_p028 family conjugation system transmembrane protein, translating into MTDVFKILKEYRDYLDVSNFFASFFRMIGWLILQLFKGLVDAMDGLLNQVYKLVEFPMSNGVTQFVEDYRFAIYGIGSVCLIWFFIRYANNRNLQIKGLLDNVILGVLVVVTSSVIISTLTTGTFEVAKSIYSGTGSTSSAIFNENIVDTLSFDTQGWPGADDVQTINLNKTQLSYLDITQEIDASKAEFSSDVSKKVFSNRVENNASNQLEMVKLESGLFKIDQHYYRYSWHPWIIFFQLVISFFILFLATFKYLQAIYNIAFNSVILPFFAFSDVVEGSKVKKIIQGIINTLINVLLFAVSMKVYRLFSNYLGTADINGLVKVAIQLILVVIIIEGPWIIQELTGQEGGLKSSVGRAMALGGAMKAVGIGAAFTPSVANRAKNAVENAANSVRNKSSLLAGMSKGALNEVKGDLDVKQASNEAKSSEVNKPNNDDLAIKPLSEEEKMAAEESLLSPTSDGQDQPLTKDLAVSEGNSEAITKDDMDTSKASEESLNPSLDATEGTNENAKGLTSEESKELNQPLSDAMATKQSELNKPSAVSQDNTKEENNRLNSELANNTQESSATDLPGNVGMEQLAQQQEVSAIKEGLSPKEPQTPLSAQNGNKANITPNLIPSQAINTSAPMARVPSATKVNPSLSIPKPSISDSPSVRMSAPTSLQGGQPRPSVMTPQQVTVPSHIANNEGKIQLSLDSQSPRPISTTQSMQSIRADRQLEKSMMKVERARERQVTFDVGQNTGKEAVKFAKGVKQLFTKQGNKEG; encoded by the coding sequence ATGACGGACGTATTTAAAATATTAAAAGAATATCGTGACTATCTCGATGTCTCTAATTTTTTCGCTAGCTTTTTTAGGATGATTGGTTGGCTAATTTTACAACTGTTTAAAGGGTTAGTCGACGCAATGGATGGGTTACTTAATCAAGTCTATAAACTAGTAGAATTTCCAATGTCCAACGGGGTGACACAGTTTGTAGAAGACTATCGATTTGCCATTTATGGTATTGGTTCGGTCTGTCTGATTTGGTTTTTTATTCGCTACGCCAATAATCGAAATCTTCAAATAAAAGGCTTATTAGATAATGTCATTTTAGGTGTTTTAGTAGTGGTCACAAGTTCGGTGATCATTTCAACGCTAACAACAGGTACATTTGAGGTAGCAAAAAGTATTTATTCGGGGACAGGGTCAACGTCTAGCGCTATTTTCAATGAGAACATTGTCGATACCTTGTCTTTTGACACGCAAGGTTGGCCAGGCGCTGATGATGTACAAACCATTAACTTAAATAAAACACAATTGAGTTACCTGGATATTACGCAAGAAATTGATGCGTCAAAAGCGGAATTTAGTAGTGATGTGTCGAAAAAGGTGTTTTCTAATCGCGTTGAGAACAATGCGAGTAACCAATTAGAAATGGTTAAATTGGAGTCAGGTTTGTTCAAGATAGACCAACACTATTATAGATATTCATGGCACCCTTGGATAATCTTTTTTCAACTCGTTATCTCGTTCTTTATCTTGTTTTTAGCAACGTTTAAGTATTTACAAGCTATCTACAATATCGCCTTTAACTCGGTGATTTTACCCTTCTTTGCTTTCTCAGACGTAGTAGAAGGTAGCAAAGTGAAGAAAATCATTCAAGGGATCATTAATACGTTGATTAATGTGTTGTTATTTGCAGTATCGATGAAAGTCTATCGCTTATTCTCCAACTATTTAGGAACAGCTGATATAAATGGATTAGTAAAGGTTGCTATTCAATTAATATTAGTAGTTATTATCATTGAGGGTCCGTGGATTATACAGGAGTTAACAGGGCAAGAAGGCGGACTTAAATCATCTGTAGGACGTGCAATGGCACTAGGTGGCGCAATGAAAGCCGTAGGGATAGGGGCGGCATTTACCCCTTCAGTTGCGAATCGAGCGAAGAATGCAGTTGAGAACGCTGCTAACTCAGTGAGAAATAAAAGCAGTCTACTTGCAGGTATGAGTAAAGGTGCGTTGAATGAAGTAAAAGGCGATTTAGATGTTAAACAAGCTTCTAACGAGGCGAAATCATCTGAAGTTAACAAACCAAATAACGATGATTTAGCCATTAAACCGTTATCTGAAGAGGAAAAAATGGCCGCTGAGGAAAGTCTATTATCACCAACATCAGATGGTCAAGATCAACCACTTACAAAAGATTTGGCAGTTTCAGAAGGGAATTCAGAAGCTATCACTAAGGATGATATGGACACATCTAAGGCTAGTGAAGAAAGTTTAAATCCATCATTAGACGCTACAGAAGGAACTAATGAGAATGCAAAAGGATTAACGTCAGAAGAAAGTAAAGAATTGAACCAACCATTATCCGATGCGATGGCAACGAAGCAATCAGAATTAAACAAACCATCAGCAGTGAGTCAAGACAATACAAAAGAAGAAAATAATAGGTTGAATAGTGAGTTAGCAAATAATACGCAAGAATCAAGCGCAACAGATTTACCAGGTAATGTAGGGATGGAACAATTAGCGCAACAACAAGAAGTGTCAGCTATTAAAGAGGGCTTATCACCTAAAGAGCCACAAACACCACTTTCAGCACAGAATGGAAATAAAGCGAACATTACGCCTAATTTAATACCATCACAGGCGATAAATACTAGCGCACCAATGGCTAGAGTTCCTTCAGCAACGAAAGTTAATCCATCATTATCTATCCCTAAACCGTCAATTTCAGATAGCCCAAGTGTCAGAATGTCTGCACCAACTAGTCTTCAAGGCGGACAGCCACGACCATCTGTTATGACGCCACAACAAGTGACTGTACCGTCTCATATTGCGAATAATGAAGGGAAAATTCAATTATCATTAGATAGTCAATCACCTCGTCCAATTTCAACAACACAATCTATGCAGTCGATAAGAGCAGACCGACAACTAGAAAAATCTATGATGAAAGTAGAACGAGCAAGAGAAAGACAAGTAACCTTTGATGTTGGACAAAATACCGGTAAGGAAGCGGTGAAGTTTGCTAAAGGCGTTAAACAATTATTTACGAAACAAGGAAATAAGGAAGGATAA
- a CDS encoding ArdC family protein produces the protein MAYKRKSTQEIKEEVNQLLEGGLNAIKQFSVSVEDRLALLDFMSDFYNYSSRNQSLILSQFHGAYGVGSYNFFKEQGFHVKKGEKGIKILRPNFYKLFIDEEGKQRFVTSATNQEKVLIQNGVLKYWEMRDYKPASVFDITQTNAKPEDYPKLFPNKRAAFDYDNALDLAVVSKGIQKIADQLAIKIESEATSKFGVKELGAAKGQFMVAMTGEKEIVLNHRNTPTENIATSIHELAHAYLHNPLPSDGLKVVQEELSRPLKEFQAEMVSYIVSRHVGIDTKEKAVPYIANWTDHLAVLEEQGPNAQFELLDNVQKASRVFIDILEEELTPYREQLLEQKTVVNTQSFHQLKSFDTSATLQEKVAYNFLGEDGLFRSDYEVKAKQTGDWLDDKTYQLTNRFSVKNLVEEGEFSEQLMVTLQLENEQLSLIVNENLKEPFDQQLVALTNIQENVKYDVRLDQLSPSQQEALQQFFDQPLEGINSLLSTLDTHDKVIEQNQSTKEKSLIEQFTTRYGLSEDKAFTQSMIENLMAKNLKPVKVAQEIDSIRKETIVDWAYNGTKSAEEIKQYKEEQALNLKQKVIDGHSFFQVGEAVELMIVPSEGDQHNLIQMDQVGAITTYQCPSLQAASDRLIQLGAFSVPELPNMKAFLSNQSSRNHQNHMIHNQVMRETYQEETGRSM, from the coding sequence ATGGCCTATAAACGTAAATCAACACAAGAAATTAAAGAAGAAGTTAACCAATTGCTTGAAGGAGGATTAAATGCCATCAAGCAATTTTCGGTTTCCGTTGAGGACCGACTAGCGTTACTTGATTTTATGAGTGATTTTTACAACTATTCATCACGTAATCAATCGTTGATACTGTCACAATTTCATGGAGCTTATGGGGTAGGCAGCTATAACTTTTTTAAAGAACAAGGTTTTCATGTGAAAAAAGGCGAAAAAGGGATTAAAATTTTACGACCTAATTTTTACAAGCTGTTCATTGATGAAGAAGGAAAACAACGATTTGTAACAAGTGCGACTAATCAAGAAAAGGTACTAATTCAAAATGGGGTATTAAAATATTGGGAAATGAGAGATTATAAGCCGGCTTCTGTTTTTGATATTACACAAACTAATGCGAAACCAGAAGATTACCCTAAGCTTTTTCCGAATAAAAGAGCAGCATTTGATTATGACAACGCGTTAGATTTAGCTGTGGTGTCTAAAGGTATTCAAAAAATTGCGGATCAATTAGCTATCAAGATAGAAAGTGAAGCAACGTCAAAATTTGGAGTGAAAGAATTAGGAGCTGCGAAAGGGCAATTCATGGTGGCCATGACAGGTGAGAAAGAAATTGTGTTAAATCATCGAAATACACCGACCGAAAATATTGCGACGTCTATTCATGAATTAGCACATGCGTATTTACATAATCCGTTACCATCAGATGGATTAAAAGTTGTTCAAGAAGAATTGAGCCGTCCATTAAAAGAGTTTCAAGCGGAAATGGTCTCCTATATTGTTTCACGCCACGTTGGAATAGACACCAAAGAAAAAGCAGTTCCTTACATTGCTAATTGGACGGATCATTTAGCCGTTTTAGAAGAACAAGGACCTAACGCTCAATTTGAATTGTTAGACAACGTTCAAAAGGCGAGTCGTGTGTTTATTGATATTTTAGAAGAAGAGCTAACGCCGTATCGTGAACAACTGTTAGAACAAAAGACGGTGGTTAATACACAGTCGTTTCATCAGTTAAAATCGTTTGATACAAGCGCCACGTTACAAGAAAAAGTAGCCTATAACTTTTTAGGTGAGGACGGTCTATTTCGTTCTGATTACGAGGTAAAAGCTAAGCAAACAGGTGACTGGTTGGATGATAAAACGTACCAATTGACTAATCGTTTTTCTGTGAAGAATCTTGTTGAAGAAGGGGAATTTTCAGAACAATTAATGGTCACGCTTCAACTAGAAAATGAGCAGTTATCGCTAATCGTCAATGAAAACCTAAAAGAACCATTTGACCAGCAATTAGTAGCACTGACCAATATTCAAGAAAACGTAAAATATGACGTGCGGTTAGACCAATTATCTCCTTCACAACAAGAAGCCTTACAACAGTTTTTTGACCAACCATTAGAAGGGATTAACTCACTTCTATCAACGCTAGATACACATGATAAAGTTATCGAACAGAATCAGAGTACGAAAGAAAAATCATTGATTGAACAATTTACAACACGCTACGGTTTATCTGAAGACAAGGCGTTTACACAAAGCATGATAGAAAATCTGATGGCCAAGAATTTAAAACCGGTAAAAGTCGCACAAGAAATTGACTCAATAAGAAAAGAAACGATTGTTGATTGGGCCTATAACGGCACTAAATCAGCAGAAGAAATTAAGCAATATAAAGAAGAACAAGCGTTAAATCTTAAACAAAAAGTGATTGATGGTCATAGTTTCTTCCAAGTAGGTGAAGCGGTTGAGTTGATGATTGTTCCATCTGAAGGGGATCAACATAATTTAATACAAATGGACCAAGTAGGTGCTATCACCACCTATCAATGTCCTTCTTTACAAGCAGCTAGTGACCGTTTGATACAACTAGGTGCTTTTTCTGTGCCTGAATTACCTAACATGAAGGCATTTCTAAGTAATCAATCCTCTAGAAATCATCAAAACCATATGATACATAATCAAGTCATGCGTGAAACGTATCAAGAAGAAACAGGAAGGAGCATGTGA